From Carassius gibelio isolate Cgi1373 ecotype wild population from Czech Republic chromosome B23, carGib1.2-hapl.c, whole genome shotgun sequence, the proteins below share one genomic window:
- the LOC128012075 gene encoding nuclear apoptosis-inducing factor 1-like, giving the protein MANTERKSKKRNFTQCEVEVIVGEVEKRRKMLFGGHSVGITNAKKALEWQTVADAVNAVASQPRTVAEIKKKWSDIKVEAKKRLALHRQSVSATGGGKGTPELTPLDERLAAIIGESLLSGVVTEAEGDTDAPDAPGDTVAGCSSGASGYDAAAEQPSGPSVSTARGSQPSSSGRVLTDAVLEMQREVISSIREVAKELGEIKTALTEINCTMREFLNK; this is encoded by the exons ATGGCAAACACAGAGAGGAAATCAAAAAAACGTAACTTCACTCAATGTGAAGTAGAAGTTATCGTTGGCGAGGTGGAAAAGAGGAGAAAAATGTTGTTTGGAGGGCACAGTGTAGGCATTACTAATGCCAAAAAGGCACTTGAGTGGCAAACGGTGGCAGACGCCGTAAATGCTGTAGCCTCACAACCTCGGACCGTGgccgaaataaaaaagaaatggtcGGACATCAAAGTCGAGGCAAAAAAACGTCTAGCGCTCCATCGCCAGAGTGTGTCTGCCACGGGTGGGGGAAAGGGGACACCGGAGCTGACCCCTCTTGATGAGAGACTGGCGGCAATTATTGGGGAATCCCTATTAAGTGGAGTGGTGACTGAGGCGGAGGGGGACACTGACGCGCCAGATGCACCGGGTGACACAG ttgctgGGTGTTCCAGCGGGGCCAGTGGTTACGATGCTGCAGCTGAGCAGCCGTCTGGACCCAGCGTCTCCACGGCACGCGGCTCTCAACCCTCCAGCAGTGGACGTGTCCTCACCGATGCAGTCCTTGAAATGCAGAGGGAAGTCATTAGTTCAATCAGAGAGGTGGCCAAGGAGTTGGGCGAAATCAAGACTGCCCTGACTGAAATAAACTGCACGATGAGGGAAttcttgaataaataa